In Oligoflexia bacterium, the following are encoded in one genomic region:
- a CDS encoding mannose-1-phosphate guanylyltransferase/mannose-6-phosphate isomerase, translated as MPTKIYPVILCGGSGTRLWPVSREDLPKQFVNFFSDKSLLQETLELTSDRENYAPPIIISNQRFEHLLKSQIQAIGLDYTAIILEPEAKNTAPAIALAALSLIENNSDACMFVMPSDHKIMQEELFNQTVFEAAKYAQKGKLVTMGIEPHSPHTGYGYIECGEQCSETDHGFVVKSFKEKPNLETATQFLKTNQYVWNSGMFMFTPNSYINNLTLYQPEIIENSRLAMQNAQQNDLVIHPEQDSFSQCTSISIDYAVMEKTSDAVVVKATFDWSDVGEWTAISDLSIANADEEGNVKNENVFIENTKNTYVHSNGRLIAVIGLEESIVVDTKDALLVAAKSQAQRVKNIAEQLKSLDRVELKKPAVVNRPWGSYESVDQGEKHQVKHIVVNPGQKLSLQYHHHRSEHWTVVSGIALVTINGEEKILKENESVFIPQGVSHRLENKGTEALHLIEVQYGSYLGEDDIVRLEDVYGRVTK; from the coding sequence ATGCCAACTAAAATATATCCGGTTATTCTTTGTGGAGGTTCTGGAACTCGCTTATGGCCGGTTTCAAGAGAAGATTTACCAAAACAGTTTGTTAATTTTTTTTCAGATAAAAGCTTATTACAAGAAACGCTTGAACTTACCTCAGATAGAGAAAATTATGCCCCACCCATTATTATCTCTAATCAAAGATTTGAACATCTTCTTAAAAGTCAAATACAAGCCATAGGCTTAGATTATACAGCCATCATCCTAGAGCCTGAAGCTAAAAATACAGCTCCAGCCATTGCTTTAGCAGCCTTAAGTTTAATTGAAAACAATAGTGATGCATGCATGTTTGTGATGCCATCAGATCATAAAATTATGCAAGAAGAACTGTTTAATCAAACGGTTTTTGAAGCAGCAAAATACGCTCAAAAAGGTAAACTGGTCACCATGGGGATTGAGCCACATTCTCCGCATACGGGTTATGGTTATATAGAATGTGGTGAACAATGTTCTGAAACAGACCACGGCTTTGTTGTAAAAAGCTTTAAAGAGAAACCTAATCTAGAAACAGCTACACAATTTTTAAAAACCAATCAGTATGTTTGGAACAGCGGCATGTTTATGTTTACGCCCAACAGCTATATAAACAATCTAACTTTGTATCAGCCAGAAATTATTGAAAATTCAAGACTAGCAATGCAAAACGCTCAACAAAATGATTTGGTGATCCATCCTGAGCAAGATAGCTTTTCTCAATGTACTTCAATATCAATTGATTACGCAGTTATGGAAAAAACATCTGATGCAGTTGTTGTCAAAGCTACGTTTGACTGGAGTGATGTTGGTGAATGGACTGCAATTTCTGACTTATCAATTGCAAATGCAGATGAAGAAGGCAATGTTAAAAATGAAAATGTTTTTATAGAAAACACCAAGAACACATATGTACATAGCAATGGCCGGTTGATTGCTGTTATTGGTTTAGAAGAAAGCATTGTTGTAGACACTAAAGATGCCTTATTGGTTGCTGCTAAAAGCCAAGCGCAAAGAGTAAAAAATATTGCGGAACAATTAAAATCATTAGATAGAGTGGAGTTAAAAAAACCAGCCGTTGTGAATAGACCTTGGGGTTCATATGAGAGTGTTGATCAAGGTGAAAAACATCAAGTCAAGCATATAGTAGTGAATCCGGGACAAAAGCTTTCTCTTCAATACCATCATCACCGCTCAGAACACTGGACAGTTGTTAGTGGAATTGCACTGGTAACAATCAATGGTGAAGAAAAGATCTTAAAAGAAAATGAATCTGTATTCATACCACAAGGAGTATCACATCGCCTTGAAAATAAAGGAACTGAAGCTTTGCATTTGATAGAAGTTCAGTATGGAAGTTACCTTGGAGAAGATGACATTGTTCGTTTAGAGGATGTTTACGGTAGGGTAACCAAGTAG
- a CDS encoding glycosyltransferase family 1 protein: protein MKPRVAIFAGMFKEKSDGSARSLIQLSKSLSKQGIEHMVFSPCVDEFDSSHLCVFEVTSIPIFFYPEYKIGFFSKKVRQALEQFKPDIIHVSTPDLTGHGATKYAKKHNIPLVGSFHTHFPSYLPYYRLGFLQHWLWGKLKKHYNQCQAVFAPTKIIQDELLSHGIVGLGKNKHKHAIKIWSRGIHETMFSADKRDVTLRQTWGGDDKFYVLYVGRLVWYKNLECIRKVYDDLSQGQPELFRKIKFCFVGDGPAKEVLKNQMPKAHFFGSIKPEKIGQYYASADVLFFPSTTETFGQVVQEALASGCPALVSNQGGCQEIVKESQAGYIFSQDDIPAYSASIKELVVNLNKRQNLQEKALAYAKTKQWDQVNQAVIDVYKDLVNLSVPLQNNRKLG, encoded by the coding sequence ATGAAGCCAAGAGTTGCTATTTTTGCTGGGATGTTTAAAGAAAAATCAGATGGTAGTGCCCGCTCCTTGATTCAACTGTCCAAAAGCCTGAGTAAGCAAGGCATTGAGCATATGGTTTTTTCGCCTTGCGTAGATGAATTTGATTCTTCACACCTTTGCGTATTTGAAGTGACATCAATCCCAATATTTTTCTATCCTGAATACAAAATTGGCTTTTTTTCCAAAAAAGTTAGGCAAGCCTTAGAGCAATTTAAGCCAGATATAATCCATGTTTCAACCCCAGATTTAACCGGGCATGGGGCGACTAAATATGCCAAAAAGCATAATATCCCCTTAGTGGGATCATTTCATACGCATTTTCCATCGTACTTGCCATATTACAGGCTTGGATTTTTGCAGCACTGGTTATGGGGGAAGTTAAAAAAACATTACAATCAATGCCAAGCTGTTTTTGCGCCTACCAAAATTATCCAAGATGAACTTTTAAGTCATGGTATTGTAGGCTTGGGTAAAAATAAACATAAGCATGCCATAAAAATATGGAGTCGCGGTATTCATGAAACGATGTTTTCTGCAGACAAAAGAGATGTTACATTGCGCCAAACTTGGGGTGGAGACGACAAGTTTTATGTGTTGTATGTGGGGCGTTTGGTCTGGTACAAAAATTTAGAATGTATAAGAAAAGTATATGATGATTTGTCTCAAGGTCAGCCTGAACTTTTTAGAAAGATTAAATTTTGTTTTGTTGGCGATGGACCCGCCAAAGAAGTGTTAAAAAATCAAATGCCCAAAGCGCACTTTTTTGGCAGCATAAAGCCAGAAAAAATTGGGCAATATTACGCAAGCGCAGATGTTTTATTTTTCCCTTCAACCACGGAGACCTTTGGTCAAGTTGTTCAAGAAGCTTTAGCCAGCGGCTGCCCAGCCTTGGTTTCAAATCAAGGGGGCTGTCAGGAAATTGTTAAAGAGTCGCAAGCGGGTTATATTTTTTCTCAAGATGATATCCCAGCCTATTCAGCTAGCATTAAGGAACTTGTAGTAAACTTAAACAAAAGGCAAAACTTACAAGAAAAAGCATTGGCTTATGCTAAAACCAAGCAATGGGATCAAGTCAACCAAGCTGTTATTGATGTCTATAAAGATTTGGTAAATCTATCAGTTCCTTTGCAAAACAATAGAAAGTTGGGATAA
- a CDS encoding MMPL family transporter, translating into MILVQKLKINSDFKFLLPQNKPSVLAMDLLQERRQESTQLLSIVLESDDKDLIVDSIDTLVPVLKRIDSTLIKKVNYTISDAKDFYDKNKYLYLDLEDLKTIRQRLNAKIRYEKLKNNPLFFDLEDNEVEFDISDIEEKYKNKDSQQNKYSPDQFYKGYFFSKQQDYAIIIIQPSSSISGIASNEKLIKKVDEVIEQTIPKTKHKNLSIKLSGSLYETVFEYKTLIRDMLSTLTLCLSLVFLILFIYFLNVRIVLFLVIPLVYSVLTLMGIAYFCFDYLTSITVFLMSIIVGNGVNTGILLLSAYFSFSKNHTSKFKAFLKATDKTVFSTFFSAITTSLAFLCLYFSEINSLRQFGIVGSIGIFLAWAANFMILPLFIFNSSTSNIQSKTRLFFTNIAHTVSDAFANLIQKRHVILAVILTLFLLSTIKPIINYLPNSLEYDFSKLRNKTSNPIFKKANNIFKEVNPTVALFDKDNQAFCDDISNSIDSNDPDNLLDRCESIYSFLPTQQDEKLVELKKIKTLLNDKSINFLNKKEKKDLVEIKQNLSNIKKIAAKDLPELIKSKFKEDENTYNTIAYLYPIRSKLGHDSKNLVLYTQDIKQRAAKIGDAIVAGQSFILADLIAAIKKDAPKTTLLSLLVILFIIIVFLRRQLIMYMAISVVSSFLLMLFAQVMFDIKFNFINFVALPISFGIGIDYAINFFYQLSQRQSNLSQIIQNTGSAIIVCSMTTIVSYLSLISANSQALASFGKLALIGEFASLFVVFVALPSYYFLLTKKKQ; encoded by the coding sequence TTGATTTTAGTTCAAAAACTAAAAATCAATAGTGATTTCAAATTTTTACTCCCCCAAAACAAACCCAGTGTTCTAGCAATGGATCTTTTACAAGAACGCAGACAAGAAAGCACACAGCTCTTATCTATAGTACTTGAAAGTGATGATAAAGATCTTATTGTGGACAGCATTGACACCCTGGTTCCAGTACTTAAGCGTATTGACTCAACACTCATTAAGAAAGTCAATTATACAATATCAGATGCTAAAGATTTTTATGATAAAAACAAATACTTATATCTAGATCTAGAAGACCTAAAAACCATTCGTCAACGCCTCAATGCAAAAATAAGATACGAAAAACTTAAAAACAACCCCTTATTTTTTGACCTAGAAGACAATGAAGTTGAGTTTGATATTTCTGATATTGAAGAAAAATACAAAAACAAAGACTCTCAACAAAATAAATACTCCCCAGACCAATTTTACAAAGGTTACTTTTTTTCTAAGCAACAAGACTATGCAATTATCATCATTCAACCTAGCTCATCCATCAGTGGCATAGCATCCAATGAAAAATTAATTAAAAAAGTAGATGAGGTCATAGAACAAACCATTCCAAAAACCAAACATAAAAACTTAAGCATTAAACTGTCTGGTTCTCTCTATGAAACTGTTTTTGAGTACAAGACACTTATACGAGATATGTTATCTACTTTGACTTTGTGTTTATCTTTAGTTTTTTTAATTTTGTTTATTTACTTTCTTAATGTTCGGATTGTTTTATTCTTAGTCATCCCACTGGTATATTCTGTCTTAACCCTTATGGGCATTGCTTACTTTTGCTTTGATTACCTAACTTCAATCACAGTTTTTTTAATGAGTATAATTGTGGGTAATGGGGTTAACACGGGCATACTTTTATTATCAGCTTATTTTTCTTTTTCTAAAAATCATACATCTAAGTTTAAAGCATTTTTAAAAGCTACAGATAAAACGGTTTTTTCTACATTTTTCTCTGCAATCACAACTTCTTTGGCATTTCTATGCTTATATTTTTCAGAAATTAATAGCTTAAGACAATTTGGTATTGTTGGTTCAATTGGTATTTTTCTGGCTTGGGCAGCAAACTTCATGATCTTGCCTCTATTTATATTCAATAGCTCTACTTCAAATATCCAAAGTAAAACCAGATTGTTTTTTACAAATATCGCTCACACTGTAAGTGACGCTTTTGCTAATTTAATTCAAAAACGTCATGTTATTCTAGCAGTAATATTAACCCTGTTTCTTTTATCAACCATTAAACCCATTATTAACTATTTACCCAACTCTTTGGAGTATGATTTTTCTAAACTCAGAAACAAAACCAGCAATCCTATCTTTAAAAAAGCCAACAATATTTTTAAAGAGGTTAATCCTACGGTTGCTCTTTTTGATAAAGACAATCAGGCATTTTGTGACGATATTAGCAATAGTATTGATAGCAATGATCCTGATAATTTATTAGACCGTTGTGAATCTATTTATTCTTTTCTTCCCACTCAACAAGATGAAAAACTCGTTGAATTAAAAAAAATAAAAACCTTACTCAATGATAAATCCATTAATTTTTTAAATAAAAAAGAAAAAAAAGATCTTGTTGAAATCAAACAAAATTTATCTAACATTAAAAAAATTGCTGCCAAAGACTTACCAGAACTGATTAAAAGTAAATTCAAAGAAGATGAAAACACTTATAACACCATTGCTTACCTTTATCCTATTCGTTCAAAACTGGGACACGATTCAAAAAATCTTGTTTTATATACTCAAGACATAAAACAAAGGGCTGCCAAAATTGGTGATGCTATTGTTGCTGGACAAAGTTTTATTTTAGCTGACCTTATCGCTGCAATCAAAAAAGATGCACCAAAAACAACTTTGCTTTCTTTATTGGTCATTTTATTCATTATAATCGTTTTTTTACGGCGTCAGCTTATTATGTACATGGCAATTTCAGTCGTCTCATCATTTTTGCTTATGCTCTTTGCTCAAGTTATGTTTGATATAAAATTTAATTTTATTAATTTCGTTGCTCTGCCCATTAGCTTTGGAATAGGTATTGATTATGCTATCAATTTCTTTTATCAATTATCCCAACGTCAATCTAACTTATCACAAATTATTCAAAACACGGGATCAGCAATTATTGTTTGTTCTATGACCACCATTGTCAGTTACTTATCTTTAATCAGTGCCAACAGCCAGGCACTTGCCTCTTTTGGTAAATTGGCTTTAATAGGTGAATTTGCTAGTTTATTTGTTGTTTTTGTTGCTTTGCCCTCATATTACTTTCTGCTGACAAAAAAGAAGCAATAG
- a CDS encoding ribonuclease HII: MRFEQHKDRPEKHFALEEHFLRMNFSRVVGVDEAGRGALAGPVVAAAVCFEKKPEALLYDIKDSKKIAERKREALFDMLIALPYIDYAVGIVDATSIDTMNILQASLHAMQIAVSNLKQQADLCLVDGHIPFKSDIKQYTLTKGDDRCISIGAASIIAKVTRDRMMRQYHQDYPIYDFIKHKGYATAVHKQAIVEHGMSPLHRKSFQFSR, encoded by the coding sequence TTGAGATTTGAACAACACAAAGATCGTCCTGAGAAGCATTTTGCTTTAGAAGAACACTTTTTGCGTATGAATTTCAGTCGTGTTGTGGGAGTGGATGAAGCTGGTAGAGGTGCCTTGGCGGGGCCTGTGGTTGCTGCGGCAGTTTGTTTTGAAAAAAAACCTGAAGCGCTTTTGTATGATATCAAAGACTCTAAGAAGATTGCGGAAAGAAAACGAGAAGCCTTATTTGATATGTTGATTGCGTTACCCTACATTGATTATGCAGTTGGCATTGTTGATGCAACTAGTATTGATACCATGAATATTTTACAAGCCAGCTTGCACGCCATGCAGATTGCAGTGAGCAATTTAAAACAACAAGCAGATTTATGTTTGGTGGATGGCCATATTCCCTTTAAATCAGATATTAAACAATACACGTTAACCAAAGGCGACGATCGTTGCATATCCATAGGAGCAGCTTCTATTATTGCTAAGGTTACAAGAGATAGAATGATGCGCCAATACCATCAAGATTACCCTATCTATGATTTTATCAAACACAAAGGTTATGCCACAGCTGTGCATAAACAAGCTATTGTTGAACATGGTATGAGTCCACTGCATAGAAAAAGCTTTCAATTTAGTCGGTAA
- a CDS encoding GNAT family N-acetyltransferase: MKNMHATNYQIRKAKRGDEQAIHDVHMYSIMNVCIHEHGKEEVAGWGQRPFDQQKWANAIDKHCVWVVEDQVMDAIKGMACLILNKEESYANLAALYFHPDIIGMGFGREMMEIMTKVCKESLINTIKMDSSLTALGFYKKMGFKEMGPLVKEEIGGSMVSGIPMQRVIE, from the coding sequence ATGAAAAATATGCATGCAACAAATTATCAAATTCGTAAAGCCAAGCGTGGAGATGAACAAGCTATTCATGATGTTCATATGTATTCCATCATGAATGTATGCATTCATGAGCATGGCAAAGAAGAAGTTGCAGGCTGGGGACAAAGACCGTTTGATCAGCAAAAGTGGGCCAATGCCATTGATAAGCATTGTGTTTGGGTTGTGGAAGATCAAGTTATGGATGCTATCAAAGGTATGGCCTGTTTGATCTTAAACAAAGAAGAAAGCTATGCGAATCTAGCAGCATTGTATTTTCATCCAGACATTATTGGTATGGGATTTGGACGAGAAATGATGGAAATCATGACAAAAGTTTGCAAGGAGAGCTTAATTAATACGATTAAGATGGATTCATCCTTAACGGCTTTGGGCTTTTACAAAAAAATGGGTTTTAAGGAGATGGGACCTCTTGTAAAAGAAGAGATAGGTGGTTCCATGGTCAGCGGTATTCCTATGCAACGCGTAATTGAATAA
- a CDS encoding DUF3047 domain-containing protein — protein MMFKKKYILHSLIFMFFGTGVFAQEKLVLEDFEKQGVGAVDFNGWHVSDIKGEAKDIYSIVKEDNNLFLHADSKKTAAAIFKIKGWSLKYRPVLSWRWRVHKHPKGAKPLSKPNNSAASVYVIFRKSLIPLRFETIKYVWAENEPVDGHVYKDGKNPQELIVIRSGKEGMGEWITEERDVLADYQKYFKTDKVRSPMAFGILTDSERIKKGHAIADYDDFVLLKEKSQPKKPTPKAEEKVVPTPDPVVTD, from the coding sequence ATGATGTTTAAGAAGAAATATATTTTGCACAGTCTTATTTTTATGTTTTTTGGAACAGGTGTTTTTGCCCAAGAAAAATTGGTTCTAGAAGATTTTGAAAAACAAGGTGTGGGCGCAGTGGATTTTAATGGTTGGCATGTGTCAGACATTAAAGGTGAAGCTAAAGATATTTATTCTATTGTTAAGGAAGACAATAATTTATTTTTACATGCAGATAGCAAAAAAACAGCAGCAGCAATATTTAAGATTAAAGGTTGGAGTTTAAAGTATAGACCTGTTTTGTCATGGCGTTGGCGAGTTCATAAGCATCCAAAAGGTGCTAAACCTTTATCAAAACCCAATAACAGTGCTGCATCGGTCTATGTTATTTTTAGAAAAAGTTTAATACCTCTACGTTTTGAGACTATAAAATATGTTTGGGCGGAAAATGAACCTGTAGATGGCCATGTTTATAAAGACGGTAAAAATCCGCAGGAGTTAATTGTAATCAGATCAGGAAAAGAAGGTATGGGAGAATGGATCACTGAAGAGAGAGATGTATTGGCAGATTACCAGAAATATTTTAAGACGGATAAAGTTAGAAGTCCCATGGCTTTTGGAATTTTAACTGATTCAGAACGAATCAAAAAGGGGCATGCTATTGCAGATTATGATGATTTTGTTTTGTTAAAAGAAAAAAGTCAACCAAAGAAGCCAACACCGAAAGCTGAAGAAAAAGTAGTGCCAACTCCAGATCCAGTTGTTACTGATTAA
- a CDS encoding glycosyltransferase family 4 protein produces the protein MEILVVAHQYPPSTGGMQKQCYELVTHLEKNYTVHKHIYQSVGNKVWFFLTAAKRVLNFLKSHPETRLIYINDLIMLLFLTPILKKIKIPVIVTVHGLDVVYPNTFYQRWLKKNLKKLSAIVPVSFQTGEELMKRGVQKEIIFPVKNGVSLDPIQQFTTKEIDETLKKFGLKQYKKIILSIGRPVVRKGFSWFGENIVPHLDSSTAYVIVGPKLENPKLYRTLLNIPGLKKIIQRIFLLGVPTDDLKIETLQKKYSNIVRLSNLSNKELKMLLQYADLFVMPNIKVHGDYEGFGLVTLEAASSKTICLAANVDGIPSAITHKKNGELLKSADVELWKARVIELLKDDQQRESLAQEYKIYTDANCSSWQDMASEYVDVFKKIISY, from the coding sequence ATGGAAATCTTAGTGGTTGCACATCAATATCCACCTTCTACAGGAGGAATGCAAAAACAATGTTATGAGTTGGTCACGCATTTAGAAAAAAATTATACAGTTCATAAACATATATACCAAAGCGTAGGTAATAAAGTGTGGTTTTTTTTAACTGCAGCTAAAAGAGTATTAAATTTTTTAAAAAGTCATCCTGAAACAAGATTGATTTATATCAATGATTTAATTATGCTTTTGTTTTTAACACCAATTTTAAAAAAAATTAAAATTCCAGTCATTGTTACTGTACATGGTCTTGATGTTGTTTATCCAAATACATTTTATCAACGCTGGCTTAAAAAAAATTTAAAAAAATTAAGTGCAATTGTTCCAGTTAGTTTTCAAACTGGAGAAGAGTTGATGAAACGTGGAGTTCAAAAAGAAATTATTTTTCCAGTAAAAAATGGAGTCTCTCTTGATCCTATTCAACAGTTTACCACAAAAGAAATTGATGAAACCTTGAAAAAATTTGGATTGAAACAATACAAAAAAATTATTTTGTCTATTGGTAGGCCTGTTGTACGAAAAGGTTTTTCATGGTTTGGAGAAAATATTGTACCTCACTTAGATAGTTCAACGGCTTATGTTATTGTTGGGCCCAAACTAGAAAATCCTAAGCTATACAGAACTTTGCTGAATATTCCTGGACTAAAAAAAATTATTCAAAGAATTTTTCTTTTAGGTGTACCAACGGATGATTTGAAAATTGAAACATTACAAAAAAAATATTCTAATATAGTCCGTTTAAGTAACCTTTCTAACAAAGAACTTAAAATGCTATTGCAATATGCAGATTTATTTGTGATGCCAAATATAAAAGTGCATGGTGACTATGAAGGTTTTGGTTTAGTGACTCTGGAAGCAGCGTCATCCAAAACCATTTGTTTAGCAGCCAATGTTGATGGTATACCCTCAGCAATCACACATAAAAAAAATGGTGAATTATTAAAATCGGCAGATGTAGAGCTATGGAAAGCCAGAGTCATTGAACTGTTAAAAGATGATCAGCAAAGAGAATCTTTAGCACAAGAGTATAAGATTTATACAGATGCAAACTGTTCATCTTGGCAAGATATGGCTTCTGAATACGTAGATGTTTTTAAAAAAATCATAAGCTACTAA
- the aspS gene encoding aspartate--tRNA ligase: protein MQNYRSHTCGQLSAKDKDQEVCLTGWVNRRRDHGGVIFIDLRDRYGITQLVFNPEQNAQAHSVADALRHEDVIAVQGKVSLRLEGMVNKNMTTGEIEVYAHELNILSKAKTPPFPINEDSDVSESVRLKYRYLDMRREGLQKHLILRHKLNHALRNFLNEEEFLEIETPILTKATPEGARDYLVPSRVHPGSFYALPQSPQLFKQLLMVSGFDRYYQIARCFRDEDLRADRQPEFTQLDMEISFAHEDLIFNLIEKMMAHVWTNVLNKALPEAQFERMSYVQAMEEYGSDKPDLRWRMPLKNLNAVFENTEFNVFKSVVANQGEIRGLRIPGGNAIARNQVDQLVKMAQDHGAKGMVWVRLKPEGLSSSVEKFLSPEEMQSMGKALGLKEGDLGLLIADKADVSRRVLGVIKKECIARLEIAPEKEHAFVWITDFPMFEYDQEAGRYFSMHHPFTHPKLDEGQELSEKTLDTLKAKAYDLVLNGYEVGGGSIRIHDSKMQAKVFDVLNISEEEAKLKFGFFLEALKYGTPPHGGIAFGLDRLAMILSETSAIRDVIAFPKTQNASDLMCEAPAMVPQESLDELHIVSKGTALLLRNNQNKKSQK from the coding sequence ATGCAAAATTATAGAAGCCATACGTGTGGGCAATTAAGTGCAAAAGATAAAGATCAAGAGGTTTGTTTAACCGGTTGGGTTAATAGAAGACGTGATCATGGGGGAGTTATTTTTATTGATTTAAGAGACCGTTATGGAATCACGCAGTTGGTGTTCAATCCTGAGCAAAATGCGCAAGCCCACAGTGTAGCGGATGCTTTACGGCATGAAGATGTGATTGCTGTACAAGGTAAAGTTTCTTTACGTTTAGAAGGCATGGTGAATAAAAATATGACAACCGGTGAAATTGAAGTTTATGCTCATGAACTTAATATTTTATCCAAAGCTAAAACACCACCATTTCCTATCAATGAAGATAGCGATGTCAGTGAAAGTGTGCGTTTAAAATACCGTTATTTGGATATGCGTAGAGAAGGTTTACAGAAACATTTGATTCTTCGTCACAAGTTAAATCATGCATTGAGAAACTTTTTAAATGAAGAAGAGTTTCTTGAAATTGAAACGCCTATTTTAACCAAAGCTACGCCAGAAGGGGCAAGAGATTATTTGGTGCCTAGTCGTGTGCATCCAGGAAGTTTTTATGCTTTACCGCAATCTCCACAGTTGTTTAAACAGTTGTTGATGGTCTCTGGCTTTGATCGTTATTATCAGATTGCGCGCTGTTTCAGGGATGAGGATTTGCGTGCGGATAGACAGCCAGAATTTACCCAATTGGATATGGAAATCAGTTTTGCCCATGAAGATTTAATTTTTAACTTGATAGAAAAAATGATGGCGCATGTGTGGACTAACGTTTTAAATAAAGCTTTACCAGAAGCACAATTTGAACGCATGAGCTATGTCCAAGCCATGGAAGAATATGGTTCCGATAAACCAGATTTACGTTGGCGCATGCCACTTAAAAATTTAAATGCGGTATTTGAAAACACGGAGTTCAATGTTTTTAAATCAGTTGTTGCAAACCAAGGTGAAATAAGAGGCTTAAGAATTCCCGGTGGCAATGCGATTGCTAGAAATCAAGTGGATCAGTTGGTTAAAATGGCACAAGATCATGGAGCCAAAGGCATGGTTTGGGTCAGACTAAAACCAGAAGGTTTAAGCTCTTCGGTAGAGAAGTTTTTAAGCCCAGAAGAAATGCAGAGTATGGGCAAAGCCTTAGGACTTAAAGAAGGTGACTTAGGTTTGTTGATTGCGGATAAAGCGGATGTATCGCGCAGAGTTTTAGGCGTCATAAAAAAAGAATGTATTGCTCGTTTAGAGATTGCACCAGAAAAAGAGCATGCGTTTGTTTGGATTACAGACTTCCCCATGTTTGAATACGATCAAGAAGCGGGACGTTATTTTTCTATGCACCACCCATTTACCCATCCCAAATTAGATGAAGGGCAAGAGTTATCGGAAAAGACTTTGGATACACTTAAAGCCAAAGCTTATGATTTGGTGCTCAATGGCTATGAAGTGGGCGGGGGTTCTATTCGTATCCATGATAGTAAAATGCAAGCCAAAGTATTTGATGTATTAAATATCAGTGAAGAAGAAGCAAAGTTAAAATTTGGGTTTTTCTTAGAAGCTTTAAAGTATGGTACGCCACCACATGGAGGCATTGCCTTTGGTTTAGATCGTTTGGCTATGATTCTATCTGAAACCAGTGCAATAAGAGATGTAATTGCGTTTCCAAAAACACAAAATGCAAGTGACTTGATGTGTGAAGCACCGGCCATGGTTCCGCAAGAAAGTTTAGATGAATTGCACATTGTCTCAAAAGGTACGGCCTTACTTTTGAGAAACAATCAAAATAAAAAATCTCAAAAGTAA
- a CDS encoding YraN family protein, producing MFKVNNRKTLGDLGEEQAQKFLQKQGYKLLYKNYRCPLGEIDLIMSKAKTVLIVEVKSGSHSNISPKVHFDWHKKKKLIRLAQFFLMHYPKYCDYTLQFDLVVYQPHLPCSIEHYPYAIDDMDQL from the coding sequence TTGTTTAAAGTTAACAATAGAAAAACCTTAGGAGATTTGGGAGAAGAGCAAGCGCAAAAGTTTTTGCAAAAACAAGGGTACAAGCTGCTGTACAAAAACTACCGCTGCCCTTTAGGTGAGATTGACTTAATCATGTCTAAGGCAAAAACCGTTCTCATTGTAGAAGTTAAGTCTGGCAGTCATTCAAATATTTCTCCCAAAGTTCATTTTGACTGGCATAAGAAAAAAAAATTGATTCGTTTGGCGCAATTTTTTTTAATGCATTATCCAAAGTATTGTGACTACACATTGCAATTTGATTTGGTGGTTTACCAACCGCATTTGCCTTGCAGCATAGAGCATTATCCCTATGCCATTGACGATATGGATCAACTGTGA